The Salmonella enterica subsp. houtenae serovar Houten genome has a segment encoding these proteins:
- the fixX gene encoding ferredoxin like protein FixX, with product MTSPVNVDVKLGVNKFNVDENNPHIVLKTEPDKQALEVLIKACPAGLYKKQDDGSVRFDYAGCLECGTCRILGLDNALEKWEYPRGTFGVEFRYG from the coding sequence ATGACTTCCCCCGTCAATGTTGACGTCAAGCTGGGCGTTAATAAATTCAACGTCGATGAAAACAACCCGCATATCGTGCTGAAAACCGAACCGGATAAGCAGGCGCTGGAGGTGCTGATTAAGGCGTGTCCCGCCGGGTTATACAAAAAGCAGGATGATGGCAGCGTGCGGTTTGACTATGCCGGCTGTCTGGAGTGCGGGACCTGTCGGATTCTCGGCCTGGACAACGCGCTGGAAAAGTGGGAATACCCGCGCGGTACCTTTGGCGTGGAGTTTCGCTACGGTTGA
- a CDS encoding putative oxidoreductase FixC has translation MSEDIFDAIIVGAGLAGSVAALVLAREGAQVLVIERGNSAGAKNVTGGRLYAHSLERILPDFAARAPVERLITHEKLAFMTEQGVMAVDYVNAEEQAPSRRSYSVLRSKFDAWLMEQAEDAGAQLITGIRVDNVVQRDGKVVGVEADGDIIEAKVVILADGVNSLLAEKLGMAKRVNASHVAVGVKELVELPQSVIEDRFQLRGNEGAACLFAGAPTAGLMGGGFLYTNKTTLSLGLVCGLHHLNAATKSVPQMLEDFKQHPAVAPLIAGGKLVEYAAHVVPEAGFAMQPELVGDGVLIAGDAGGMCMNLGFTIRGMDLAVAAGDAAAKTVLSALRSEDFSRQKLAEYRQHLDNGLMRDMRMYQRLPAFLDNPRMFTRYPEMVVGIARDLFTVDGGAPEPIRKKILRHAKKVGLINLMKDGIKGATVL, from the coding sequence ATGTCTGAAGATATCTTTGACGCCATTATTGTCGGCGCAGGGCTGGCAGGGTCAGTCGCCGCGTTGGTGCTGGCGCGTGAAGGCGCGCAGGTATTGGTGATTGAGCGAGGCAATTCCGCTGGCGCGAAGAACGTCACCGGCGGTCGCCTCTACGCGCATAGTCTGGAGCGTATTCTACCCGATTTTGCGGCGCGGGCGCCCGTAGAACGCCTCATCACCCATGAAAAACTCGCCTTTATGACCGAACAAGGGGTAATGGCGGTTGATTATGTTAACGCGGAGGAGCAAGCGCCTTCGCGGCGTTCTTATTCCGTGCTGCGCAGTAAATTTGACGCCTGGCTGATGGAGCAGGCGGAAGACGCGGGCGCGCAACTGATTACCGGTATCCGCGTGGATAACGTCGTACAGCGCGACGGCAAGGTCGTCGGCGTGGAGGCCGACGGCGATATTATCGAAGCGAAAGTCGTGATCCTGGCGGACGGCGTTAACTCCTTGCTGGCGGAAAAGCTGGGCATGGCGAAACGCGTCAACGCCTCGCACGTTGCGGTGGGGGTGAAAGAACTGGTCGAATTACCCCAATCCGTTATTGAAGATCGTTTTCAACTTCGGGGCAATGAAGGCGCAGCCTGCCTGTTCGCCGGCGCGCCGACCGCAGGGCTGATGGGCGGCGGATTTTTGTATACCAATAAAACCACGCTGTCGCTGGGGCTGGTGTGCGGTCTGCACCATCTGAACGCGGCGACAAAATCCGTGCCGCAAATGCTGGAAGATTTTAAACAGCATCCGGCGGTCGCGCCGCTGATCGCCGGCGGCAAACTGGTCGAGTATGCCGCGCACGTCGTCCCGGAAGCCGGGTTTGCTATGCAGCCTGAGCTGGTGGGCGACGGGGTATTGATTGCCGGTGATGCTGGCGGAATGTGCATGAATCTGGGCTTTACTATCCGTGGTATGGATTTGGCCGTGGCGGCAGGGGACGCGGCGGCGAAAACCGTCCTTTCCGCGCTGCGCAGCGAGGATTTCAGTCGGCAAAAACTGGCGGAATATCGCCAGCATCTCGACAACGGTCTGATGCGGGATATGCGAATGTACCAGCGTCTGCCGGCGTTTCTCGATAACCCGCGTATGTTTACCCGCTATCCGGAAATGGTGGTCGGTATCGCCCGCGATCTGTTTACCGTTGACGGCGGTGCGCCGGAGCCGATACGTAAAAAAATTCTGCGTCATGCAAAGAAAGTCGGCCTTATCAATTTGATGAAGGACGGTATTAAAGGAGCGACCGTATTATGA
- the fixB_2 gene encoding putative electron transfer flavoprotein FixB, whose translation MSKFSSVWVFSDTPSRLAELIGGAQHTGEQINVFVLSEADSEVAFHFGADRVWLVRGKPDDRMVEDYAEAMAETLHKHGGEAGMVLLPNTRRGKLLAAKLGYRLAAAVSNDASSVVPQAEGAAVKHMVYGGLAMGEETITSPWAVVTLSSGAFEPAQADTARRGEAQSVEWIAPAIVVTRTATQARQSNRVDLDKARLVVSVGRGIGSKENIALAQALCQSIGAELACSRPVAENEKWMEHERYVGISNLMLKPELYLAIGISGQIQHMVGANGSQTICAINKDKNAPIFQYADYGIVGDAVKILPALTQALAR comes from the coding sequence ATGAGCAAATTTTCCAGTGTTTGGGTATTCAGCGATACGCCTTCTCGTCTGGCGGAACTGATAGGCGGCGCGCAGCATACCGGCGAACAGATTAACGTTTTCGTACTGAGCGAGGCGGATAGCGAAGTAGCGTTCCATTTTGGCGCGGACCGCGTCTGGCTTGTACGCGGTAAACCTGATGACCGTATGGTGGAAGACTATGCGGAAGCCATGGCGGAAACCCTCCACAAGCATGGCGGCGAGGCGGGTATGGTACTACTGCCGAATACCCGTCGCGGCAAACTGCTGGCGGCTAAGCTCGGCTACCGTCTGGCGGCGGCGGTGTCTAACGATGCCAGTAGCGTCGTACCGCAAGCGGAAGGGGCTGCGGTAAAACACATGGTTTACGGCGGGCTGGCGATGGGCGAAGAGACGATTACCTCGCCCTGGGCGGTCGTCACGCTGAGCAGCGGCGCTTTCGAACCGGCGCAGGCGGATACGGCGCGCCGCGGCGAGGCGCAGAGCGTGGAGTGGATAGCGCCGGCGATAGTAGTGACGCGTACCGCGACACAGGCGCGCCAGAGCAACCGCGTCGATCTGGATAAAGCGCGGCTGGTGGTGAGCGTTGGACGCGGGATCGGCAGTAAAGAGAATATCGCGCTGGCACAGGCGCTGTGTCAGAGCATCGGCGCGGAGCTGGCCTGCTCTCGTCCGGTCGCGGAAAACGAAAAATGGATGGAGCATGAGCGTTATGTCGGCATCTCCAACCTGATGTTAAAACCCGAACTTTATCTTGCCATCGGGATCTCCGGGCAGATCCAGCACATGGTCGGGGCGAATGGATCGCAAACGATCTGCGCCATTAACAAAGATAAAAACGCGCCGATCTTCCAGTACGCGGATTACGGCATTGTGGGCGATGCGGTGAAGATCCTGCCCGCGCTGACCCAGGCATTGGCACGTTGA
- the etfB_3 gene encoding putative electron transfer flavoprotein FixA: MKILTCYKCVPDEQDIVINNEDGSLDTRKADAKISQYDLNAIEAACQLKQQAGDAVVTAMSVGGQALTNAKGRKDVLSRGPDDLIVVIDELFEQSLPQQTAAALAAAAQKAGFDLIICGDGSSDLYAQQVSLLLGETLHIPAINGVRNILSLSEDALIVERELEDEIETLHIPLPAVVAVSTDINSPQIPSMKAILGAAKKPVQVWSAADIGFSAAADYSSQRVAAPKQRERQRIVIQGEGEEQIAAFAENLRKIIK, from the coding sequence ATGAAGATATTGACTTGCTACAAGTGCGTGCCTGATGAACAGGATATTGTGATTAATAACGAAGATGGTTCATTAGATACCCGTAAAGCCGACGCCAAAATTAGCCAATACGATTTAAATGCGATTGAAGCCGCTTGCCAGTTAAAACAGCAGGCCGGCGATGCCGTGGTTACGGCAATGAGCGTGGGCGGCCAGGCGCTGACCAACGCCAAAGGGCGTAAAGATGTGCTTTCTCGCGGCCCTGACGATCTTATTGTCGTGATTGATGAGCTGTTTGAACAGTCGCTGCCGCAACAAACCGCCGCCGCGCTCGCCGCCGCTGCGCAAAAAGCGGGTTTTGATCTGATTATCTGTGGCGATGGCTCTTCAGATCTTTATGCCCAGCAGGTGAGCCTGCTGCTGGGTGAAACGCTGCATATCCCGGCCATTAACGGCGTGCGCAACATCCTTTCGCTGAGTGAAGACGCCCTTATCGTTGAGCGCGAGCTGGAAGATGAAATCGAAACGCTGCATATCCCGTTACCTGCGGTCGTGGCGGTCTCTACCGATATTAACTCCCCGCAAATCCCGTCGATGAAAGCGATTCTCGGCGCGGCGAAAAAGCCCGTCCAGGTCTGGTCTGCGGCGGACATCGGCTTTAGCGCGGCGGCTGACTACTCCAGCCAACGCGTCGCCGCGCCGAAACAGCGCGAGCGTCAGCGAATTGTCATTCAAGGCGAGGGCGAAGAACAGATCGCCGCATTTGCCGAAAACCTGCGCAAAATCATTAAGTAA
- the caiT gene encoding carnitine transporter, translated as MKTDKKKSGIEPKVFFPPLIIVGILCWLTVRDLDAANNVINAVFSYVTNVWGWAFEWYMVVMLIGWFWLVFGPYAKKKLGDEPPEFSTASWIFMMFASCTSAAVLFWGSIEIYYYISTPPFGLAPNSAGAKEIGLAYSLFHWGPLPWATYSFLSVAFAYFFFVRKMDVIRPSSTLVPLVGEKHAKGLFGTIVDNFYLVALIFAMGTSLGLATPLVTECMQYLFGIPHTLELDAIIITCWIILNAICVACGLQKGVRIASDVRSYLSFLMLGWVFIVSGASFIMNYFTDSVGTLLMYLPRMLFYTDPIGKSGFPQSWTVFYWAWWVIYAIQMSIFLARISRGRTVRELCFGMVLGLTASTWILWTVLGSNTLLLMDKNILNIPQLIDQHGVARAIIETWAALPLSTATLWGFFILCFIATVTLINACSYTLAMSTCREIRDGEEPPLLVRIGWSVLVGIIGIVLLALGGLKPIQTAIIAGGCPLFFVNIMVTLSFIKDAKTHWKDK; from the coding sequence ATGAAAACTGACAAGAAAAAGTCTGGAATAGAACCAAAGGTTTTTTTCCCGCCACTTATAATCGTAGGGATACTTTGTTGGCTAACGGTTCGGGATCTTGATGCGGCAAATAATGTTATTAACGCCGTATTCAGTTATGTCACCAACGTATGGGGATGGGCCTTTGAATGGTATATGGTCGTCATGCTCATCGGCTGGTTCTGGCTGGTCTTTGGTCCTTATGCGAAAAAGAAATTAGGCGATGAGCCGCCGGAATTCAGCACCGCTAGCTGGATTTTTATGATGTTCGCCTCCTGTACCTCCGCCGCCGTCCTGTTCTGGGGGTCGATAGAGATTTATTACTATATCTCTACGCCGCCATTTGGCCTTGCGCCCAACTCTGCCGGCGCGAAAGAGATTGGCCTCGCTTATAGCCTGTTCCACTGGGGACCTCTGCCGTGGGCGACCTACAGTTTCCTCTCCGTCGCTTTTGCCTACTTCTTTTTCGTCCGTAAGATGGATGTTATCCGTCCCAGCTCCACGCTGGTGCCGCTGGTCGGCGAAAAACATGCCAAAGGACTTTTCGGCACCATCGTCGATAACTTCTACCTGGTGGCGCTGATCTTTGCGATGGGAACCAGCCTCGGTCTGGCGACGCCGCTGGTGACGGAGTGTATGCAGTATCTGTTCGGTATTCCGCACACCCTGGAGCTGGACGCCATTATTATTACCTGCTGGATCATCCTGAACGCGATCTGTGTCGCCTGCGGTCTGCAAAAAGGGGTCAGGATCGCCAGCGACGTTCGCAGCTATTTAAGCTTTCTGATGCTGGGCTGGGTATTCATCGTCAGCGGCGCCAGCTTCATCATGAACTATTTTACCGATTCGGTCGGTACGTTGTTAATGTACCTGCCGCGGATGCTGTTTTACACCGATCCGATAGGTAAAAGCGGGTTCCCGCAAAGCTGGACGGTCTTTTACTGGGCATGGTGGGTGATTTACGCCATCCAGATGAGTATCTTCCTCGCCCGTATTTCCCGTGGTCGGACAGTGCGTGAACTCTGCTTCGGCATGGTGCTGGGGCTGACGGCTTCTACCTGGATTTTGTGGACCGTCCTCGGCAGCAATACTCTCCTGCTGATGGATAAAAATATCCTCAATATTCCGCAGTTAATCGACCAGCACGGCGTGGCGCGCGCCATTATCGAAACCTGGGCCGCCCTGCCGCTCAGTACCGCCACCCTGTGGGGATTCTTTATCCTGTGCTTTATCGCCACCGTCACGTTAATTAACGCCTGCTCTTATACCCTAGCGATGTCGACCTGTCGCGAAATACGCGACGGCGAAGAACCACCGTTGCTGGTGCGGATCGGCTGGTCGGTACTGGTGGGCATTATTGGCATTGTTCTGTTGGCGCTCGGCGGGCTGAAACCGATTCAAACCGCCATTATCGCCGGCGGCTGCCCGCTGTTCTTCGTCAACATCATGGTGACGCTCTCCTTTATCAAAGACGCCAAAACGCACTGGAAAGATAAATAA
- the caiA_2 gene encoding carnitine operon oxidoreductase CaiA, producing MDFNLNDEQELFVAGIRELMASENWEAYFAECDRDSIYPERFVKALAEMGIDSLLIPEEHGGLEAGFITVAAVWMELGRLGAPTYVLYQLPGGFNTFLREGTQEQIDKIMAFRGTGKQMWNSAITEPGAGSDVGSLKTTYTRKNGKVYLNGSKCFITSSAYTPYIVVMARDGASPDKPVYTEWFVDMSKPGIKVTKLEKLGLRMDSCCEITFDEVELDEKDRFGREGNGFNRVKEEFDHERFLVALTNYGTALCAFEDAARYANQRVQFGETIGRFQLIQEKFAHMAIKLNAMKNMLLEAAWKADNGTITSGDAAMCKYFCANAAFEVVDSAMQVLGGVGIAGNHRISRFWRDLRVDRVSGGSDEMQILTLGRAVLKQYR from the coding sequence ATGGATTTTAATTTAAATGATGAACAGGAACTGTTTGTCGCCGGTATTCGTGAATTGATGGCCAGTGAGAACTGGGAAGCCTATTTTGCCGAGTGCGATCGTGACAGCATCTATCCTGAACGTTTTGTGAAAGCGCTGGCGGAGATGGGGATTGATAGCTTGCTGATCCCGGAAGAGCACGGTGGCCTGGAGGCCGGGTTCATTACCGTTGCGGCGGTATGGATGGAATTGGGGCGCCTGGGCGCGCCGACATATGTGCTGTACCAATTGCCGGGCGGGTTCAACACTTTCCTGCGTGAAGGCACCCAGGAACAGATCGATAAGATTATGGCCTTTCGCGGTACCGGTAAGCAGATGTGGAACTCGGCAATTACCGAGCCGGGCGCCGGTTCGGATGTCGGGAGTTTAAAAACCACCTATACCCGCAAAAATGGTAAGGTTTATCTCAATGGCAGCAAGTGTTTTATCACCAGTAGCGCGTACACCCCCTACATTGTGGTGATGGCAAGAGATGGCGCCTCGCCGGATAAACCTGTCTATACCGAATGGTTTGTCGATATGAGCAAACCGGGCATCAAAGTGACCAAACTGGAAAAGCTCGGTCTGCGTATGGATAGCTGCTGCGAAATTACCTTCGATGAGGTTGAACTGGACGAGAAAGACAGGTTCGGTCGGGAAGGTAACGGCTTTAATCGCGTTAAAGAAGAGTTCGATCATGAACGTTTCCTGGTGGCGTTAACCAACTACGGCACGGCGCTGTGCGCCTTTGAAGATGCGGCGCGTTACGCTAATCAACGCGTGCAGTTTGGCGAGACAATTGGTCGCTTCCAACTGATTCAGGAGAAATTCGCCCATATGGCGATCAAATTAAACGCCATGAAAAATATGCTGCTGGAAGCCGCATGGAAGGCGGACAACGGCACAATCACCTCCGGCGATGCGGCCATGTGTAAATACTTCTGCGCTAACGCCGCGTTTGAGGTTGTGGACAGCGCCATGCAGGTATTGGGCGGCGTGGGCATTGCGGGGAATCATCGTATTTCGCGTTTCTGGCGCGATCTGCGCGTTGACCGCGTTTCCGGCGGATCTGACGAAATGCAGATCCTGACGCTCGGTCGTGCGGTGCTGAAGCAGTACCGCTAA
- the caiB gene encoding Crotonobetainyl-CoA:carnitine CoA- transferase — protein sequence MTTHLPMPAFGPLSGLRVVFSGIEIAGPFAGQMFAEWGAEVIWIENVAWADTIRVQPNYPQLSRRNLHALSLNIFKDEGREAFLKLMETTDIFIEASKGPAFARRGITDEVLWEHNPKLVIAHLSGFGQFGDEEYTHLPAYNTIAQAFSGYLIQNGDVDQPMPAFPYTADYFSGLTATTSALAALHKVRETGKGESIDIAMYEVMLRMGQYFMMDYFNGGELCPRMTKGKDPYYAGCGLYKCADGYIVMELVGITQINECFKDIGLAPILGTPEVPEGTQLIHRIECPYGPLVEEKLDAWLATRSIADVQARFAELNIACAKVLTIPELEHHPQYVARESITQWQTMDGRTCKGPNVMPKFKNNPGKIWRAMPSHGMDTAAILKNIGYSEADIKELVGKGLAKVED from the coding sequence ATGACAACGCATTTACCCATGCCTGCATTCGGCCCCCTCTCGGGGCTGCGGGTGGTCTTTTCCGGAATCGAAATCGCCGGGCCGTTCGCCGGACAAATGTTCGCGGAATGGGGCGCGGAGGTTATCTGGATCGAAAATGTGGCCTGGGCCGATACCATTCGCGTCCAGCCGAATTATCCGCAGCTTTCACGTCGTAACCTGCACGCCCTTTCCCTGAACATCTTTAAAGACGAAGGACGAGAAGCGTTTCTGAAATTAATGGAAACGACTGATATCTTTATTGAAGCCAGCAAAGGCCCGGCGTTCGCCCGCCGCGGCATCACCGATGAGGTGCTGTGGGAACATAACCCGAAACTGGTTATCGCCCATCTTTCCGGCTTCGGTCAGTTTGGCGACGAAGAGTATACCCATCTGCCGGCTTACAATACCATCGCCCAGGCGTTCAGCGGCTATCTGATCCAAAACGGCGATGTCGACCAACCGATGCCCGCCTTTCCCTACACCGCCGACTATTTTTCCGGCCTGACCGCCACGACTTCGGCGCTGGCGGCGTTGCATAAAGTACGGGAAACCGGTAAAGGCGAAAGTATTGATATTGCGATGTATGAAGTGATGTTGCGGATGGGGCAGTATTTTATGATGGATTACTTCAACGGCGGCGAGCTCTGCCCGAGAATGACCAAAGGTAAAGATCCTTATTACGCTGGTTGCGGATTATATAAATGCGCCGACGGTTATATCGTGATGGAGTTAGTCGGCATTACGCAAATTAACGAATGCTTTAAAGATATCGGCCTCGCGCCTATTCTCGGTACGCCGGAAGTGCCGGAAGGCACGCAGTTGATTCACCGTATCGAATGTCCTTACGGTCCGCTGGTGGAAGAAAAACTGGATGCCTGGCTGGCGACGCGTTCTATTGCTGACGTTCAGGCGCGTTTTGCCGAACTGAATATCGCCTGCGCAAAAGTGCTGACTATTCCGGAGCTGGAACATCATCCGCAGTACGTGGCACGTGAGTCCATTACCCAGTGGCAAACGATGGACGGCCGCACCTGTAAGGGGCCGAATGTCATGCCGAAATTCAAAAACAACCCGGGGAAAATCTGGCGCGCCATGCCGTCACACGGCATGGATACCGCCGCCATTCTGAAAAATATTGGTTATAGCGAAGCAGATATTAAGGAACTGGTCGGCAAAGGGCTGGCCAAAGTTGAGGATTAA
- the caiC gene encoding putative crotonobetaine/carnitine-CoA ligase, which yields MDIVGGQHLRQMWDDLGGIYEDKTALIFESCAGEVQHFSYAALNREINRTANLFYSLGVRKGDNVALHLDNCPEFIFCWFGLAKIGAIVVPVNARLLREESAWILQNSRTSLLVTSAPFYPMYRQTQQEGHTPLKHICLIGPTLPVDEGVSHFHTLKAQQPDVLLYTPMLSPEDTAEILFTSGTTSRPKGVVITHYNLRFAGYYSAWQCALREDDVYLTVMPAFHIDCQCTAAMAAFSAGATFVLIEKYSARAFWGQVRKYCATITECIPMMIRTLMTQPPAADDRHHCLREVMFYLNLSVQEKEAFIERFGVRLLTSYGMTETIVGIIGDRPGDKRRWPSIGRPGFCYEAEIRDEQNRALPPGDIGEICIKGIPGKTLFKAYFERPDATAKALEPNGWLHTGDSGYRDEEGFFYFVDRRCNMIKRGGENVSCVELENIIAGHPKIQDIVVIGIKDDIRDEAIKAFVVLNEGETLTEEDFFTFCEENMAKFKVPSYLEIRDDLPRNCSGKIIKKNLK from the coding sequence ATGGATATTGTAGGCGGACAACACTTACGTCAGATGTGGGACGACCTGGGCGGAATATATGAAGACAAAACGGCGTTAATTTTTGAATCCTGCGCGGGAGAAGTACAACACTTCAGCTATGCCGCGCTGAATAGAGAGATCAATCGCACGGCAAACCTTTTCTATTCCTTAGGCGTACGTAAAGGCGACAACGTTGCTTTGCATCTGGATAATTGCCCGGAATTTATCTTTTGCTGGTTTGGGCTGGCAAAAATCGGCGCTATCGTGGTGCCGGTTAATGCCAGATTATTGCGCGAGGAGAGCGCCTGGATCCTGCAAAATAGCCGGACGTCGTTACTGGTCACCAGCGCGCCGTTTTATCCGATGTATCGTCAGACTCAACAGGAAGGGCACACGCCGCTCAAGCATATTTGTCTGATCGGCCCGACGCTTCCGGTCGACGAAGGCGTTAGCCATTTTCACACGCTGAAAGCGCAGCAGCCCGACGTCCTGCTTTATACGCCGATGTTATCGCCTGAAGACACAGCGGAAATTCTTTTTACCTCCGGCACAACGTCCCGCCCGAAAGGGGTGGTGATTACTCACTATAATTTACGTTTTGCTGGCTACTACTCTGCCTGGCAATGCGCGTTGCGCGAAGATGATGTTTATCTCACCGTCATGCCCGCCTTCCACATTGACTGCCAGTGTACGGCGGCGATGGCGGCCTTTTCAGCGGGCGCTACGTTTGTGCTGATCGAAAAATACAGCGCACGCGCCTTCTGGGGACAGGTGAGAAAATATTGCGCGACCATCACCGAATGTATCCCGATGATGATCCGAACGTTGATGACGCAGCCGCCCGCCGCTGACGATCGTCATCACTGTTTACGCGAAGTGATGTTTTACCTCAACCTCTCCGTGCAAGAAAAAGAGGCCTTTATCGAACGCTTCGGCGTCCGGCTGCTCACCTCTTATGGTATGACGGAAACCATCGTCGGTATTATCGGCGACCGCCCCGGCGATAAGCGACGCTGGCCGTCGATTGGTCGTCCGGGTTTTTGCTATGAAGCGGAGATTCGCGATGAGCAAAATCGTGCGCTGCCTCCCGGCGACATCGGGGAAATATGCATTAAAGGTATTCCCGGTAAAACGCTTTTTAAAGCCTATTTCGAACGCCCGGACGCCACAGCCAAAGCGCTTGAACCTAACGGCTGGCTGCATACCGGCGATTCCGGCTATCGCGATGAGGAAGGTTTTTTCTATTTCGTCGATCGTCGCTGCAACATGATTAAGCGCGGCGGAGAAAATGTCTCTTGCGTCGAGCTGGAAAATATCATCGCCGGACATCCTAAAATTCAGGATATCGTGGTTATCGGTATTAAGGATGATATTCGTGATGAAGCCATTAAAGCATTTGTGGTACTCAATGAAGGTGAGACATTAACCGAGGAAGATTTTTTTACGTTTTGTGAGGAAAATATGGCGAAATTTAAAGTACCGTCATATCTGGAAATAAGAGACGATTTACCCCGTAATTGTTCAGGGAAAATCATTAAAAAAAATCTGAAATAA
- the caiD gene encoding carnitinyl-CoA dehydratase: MSESLHLTRNGPILEITLDRPKANAIDARTSFAMAEAFLSFRDDPHLRVAIVTGAGEKFFSAGWDLKAAAEGEAPDADFGPGGFAGLTELFDLDKPVIAAVNGYAFGGGFELALAADFIICADHASFALPEAKLGIVPDSGGVLRLPKILPPAILNDMVMTGRRMTAEEALRWGVVNRVVSLHELMDSARELARQLVQSAPLAVAALKEMTQTTRNMSVEEGYRYIRSGALRHYPAVLHSEDALEGPQAFAEKRDPVWKSR; this comes from the coding sequence ATGAGTGAATCATTGCACCTGACCCGTAATGGCCCCATTCTTGAAATTACGCTCGATCGCCCGAAAGCGAATGCGATTGACGCCAGAACCAGTTTTGCGATGGCTGAGGCCTTTCTGAGCTTCCGGGACGACCCGCATTTACGCGTGGCGATCGTCACCGGGGCGGGAGAGAAGTTTTTTTCAGCCGGCTGGGATTTAAAAGCCGCCGCCGAAGGTGAAGCGCCGGATGCGGATTTCGGCCCCGGCGGTTTTGCCGGTTTAACCGAACTTTTTGATCTTGATAAACCGGTAATCGCCGCGGTCAACGGCTACGCTTTCGGCGGCGGATTCGAACTGGCGCTGGCGGCGGATTTCATTATCTGCGCGGATCACGCCAGCTTCGCGCTGCCGGAAGCCAAACTCGGTATCGTGCCGGATAGCGGCGGCGTACTGCGTCTGCCAAAGATCCTACCGCCTGCGATCCTCAATGACATGGTGATGACCGGCAGACGAATGACAGCGGAAGAAGCGCTGCGCTGGGGAGTGGTAAATCGCGTCGTCAGCCTACATGAATTGATGGACAGCGCCCGCGAGCTGGCGCGACAACTGGTGCAAAGTGCCCCCTTGGCGGTCGCCGCCTTGAAAGAAATGACCCAAACCACTCGCAATATGTCAGTCGAAGAGGGCTATCGCTATATCCGGAGCGGCGCGCTGAGACACTACCCCGCCGTACTGCACTCGGAAGATGCCCTCGAAGGGCCGCAGGCGTTTGCGGAAAAGCGCGATCCGGTGTGGAAAAGTCGGTGA